In one Butyrivibrio proteoclasticus B316 genomic region, the following are encoded:
- the atpH gene encoding ATP synthase F1 subunit delta, which produces MSSAGDLYGQSLYDLAAEENLTDEILGEMEAVKEIFKENPDYVTLLSEPSVPKKERLQLVDEAFNGSLQPYLMNFIKILIEKGLLREFSACQKRFRRSYNEANGIADALVTTAVALDDAQLSQLKEKLEKLSGKKILLKQKTDPGVLGGVRVDLEGQLFDGTVKGRLSELRRRVDETVI; this is translated from the coding sequence ATGAGTAGTGCTGGAGATCTTTATGGGCAGAGCCTGTATGATCTGGCAGCGGAAGAGAACCTTACGGATGAAATACTGGGCGAGATGGAGGCGGTAAAAGAGATTTTCAAAGAAAATCCCGATTACGTGACACTTCTATCGGAACCTTCAGTCCCCAAAAAAGAAAGACTGCAGCTTGTAGATGAAGCATTTAACGGAAGCCTGCAGCCATACCTTATGAACTTTATCAAAATTCTCATAGAGAAAGGGCTCCTTCGAGAGTTTTCTGCTTGCCAGAAGCGCTTTAGGAGAAGCTACAATGAGGCAAACGGCATCGCCGATGCCCTTGTGACTACAGCAGTTGCACTTGATGATGCACAGTTATCACAACTCAAAGAGAAGCTTGAAAAGCTCAGCGGTAAGAAAATTCTTTTGAAACAGAAGACAGATCCAGGCGTCCTTGGAGGCGTAAGAGTAGATCTGGAGGGACAGCTCTTTGACGGAACAGTCAAAGGAAGGTTATCCGAGCTTCGCAGACGAGTAGACGAAACAGTCATCTAA
- the atpA gene encoding F0F1 ATP synthase subunit alpha translates to MELKPEKISEVIRSQIKNYQNAIIQNETGTVLTVGDGIARVSGLLNCMSGELLEFENGTFGMAQNLEETVVSAVLFGEDVGISEGQTVKRTGRVVSVPVGEQMIGRVVNAIGQPIDGQGPIEASEYRPVESPAPGIIARQPVKEPLQTGIKAIDSMIPIGRGQRELIIGDRQTGKTTIAVDTILNQKGKDVICIYVAIGQKRSTVTSLVEDLKKGGAMDYTIVVAATASEPSPLQYISPYTGCAMGEYFMHKGKHVLCIYDDLSKHAVAYRALSLLIRRPPGREAYPGDVFYLHSRLLERAAKLSDENGGGSLTALPIIETQAGDVSAYIPTNVISITDGQIFLETELFHSGIMPAVNPGISVSRVGGNAQIKAMKKVAGTLKLVYSQYRELQSFAQFGSDLDEDTKQRLAQGERIVEVLKQNKNNPVPVEKQVAILYAVVNNILMKVEASDVAEYEAGLYDFLDQNPSGIAAMREIRESGKLEKETEDKLKAALDAYTDKFVKSR, encoded by the coding sequence ATGGAACTAAAACCAGAAAAAATATCCGAGGTCATTCGAAGCCAGATAAAGAACTATCAGAATGCAATTATCCAGAACGAGACCGGAACAGTTCTTACCGTTGGTGATGGTATTGCCAGAGTTAGCGGACTTTTGAACTGTATGTCCGGAGAGCTTTTGGAGTTTGAGAATGGTACATTCGGAATGGCTCAGAACCTCGAGGAAACAGTAGTATCCGCGGTATTGTTCGGAGAAGATGTAGGTATCAGCGAAGGACAGACCGTTAAGCGTACAGGAAGAGTTGTATCTGTTCCTGTAGGCGAGCAGATGATTGGCCGTGTTGTTAACGCCATTGGTCAGCCAATTGACGGACAGGGACCTATCGAAGCATCAGAATACAGACCGGTAGAATCACCGGCACCCGGCATCATTGCAAGACAGCCGGTTAAAGAACCACTTCAGACAGGTATCAAGGCTATCGATTCCATGATCCCTATCGGAAGAGGACAGCGTGAGCTTATTATCGGCGACAGACAGACCGGTAAGACCACGATTGCTGTGGACACAATCCTTAACCAGAAGGGTAAAGATGTTATCTGTATCTATGTAGCTATTGGACAGAAACGTTCAACAGTTACATCTCTTGTTGAGGATCTTAAGAAGGGCGGAGCTATGGACTACACGATCGTTGTAGCAGCTACAGCTTCAGAGCCCAGCCCACTTCAGTACATCTCTCCATACACAGGCTGTGCTATGGGTGAGTACTTTATGCACAAAGGAAAACATGTACTTTGTATCTATGACGACCTTTCCAAGCACGCTGTAGCATACAGAGCACTTTCACTTCTTATCAGAAGACCACCGGGACGTGAAGCTTACCCTGGTGACGTTTTCTACCTGCACTCAAGACTTCTTGAGAGAGCAGCTAAACTCTCAGATGAAAATGGTGGCGGATCACTTACAGCCCTTCCTATCATCGAGACACAGGCCGGTGACGTATCAGCCTATATTCCTACAAACGTTATCTCTATCACAGACGGACAGATATTCCTTGAGACAGAGCTTTTCCACTCAGGTATCATGCCAGCTGTTAACCCCGGTATCTCAGTATCCCGAGTTGGTGGTAACGCGCAGATCAAGGCTATGAAGAAGGTTGCCGGAACCCTTAAGCTTGTTTATTCACAGTACCGTGAGCTGCAGAGCTTTGCTCAGTTCGGTTCAGACCTTGATGAAGATACCAAACAGCGTCTTGCTCAGGGTGAAAGAATTGTAGAAGTCCTCAAGCAGAACAAGAATAACCCTGTTCCTGTAGAGAAGCAGGTAGCTATTCTGTACGCGGTTGTAAATAACATCCTGATGAAGGTTGAGGCAAGTGATGTTGCTGAGTACGAGGCAGGTCTTTATGACTTCCTTGATCAGAATCCATCCGGAATTGCAGCAATGCGCGAGATTCGCGAGAGCGGCAAGCTTGAAAAAGAGACAGAAGATAAGCTAAAGGCAGCGCTCGATGCTTATACAGATAAGTTTGTTAAGAGCAGATAA
- the atpG gene encoding ATP synthase F1 subunit gamma produces MAGSMKAVKLRIKSVQSTMQITKAMQLVAASKLRKAKERADESKPYLETMLTTLTDIANGNTDFQSIYTKPGENADKWLYVVIAGDRGLAGGYNSNLFKFVEAEIKDKTDITVLPIGKKSVEFFKHRNVPILTEEYAEVAKTTISDCFQIAKLICGSYGGGGFGHVFLCYTNFVSMLSQVPTATSLLPLSDLSSEVKENDGKPKDLILYEPNSETVFDAIVPEYLAGILYTSINISYASELAARRTAMEAATDNAEEMIETLSLYYNRARQASITQEITEIVAGAES; encoded by the coding sequence ATGGCTGGATCAATGAAAGCTGTTAAACTCCGAATCAAGAGCGTCCAGAGCACTATGCAGATTACGAAGGCCATGCAGCTGGTTGCAGCTTCAAAGCTTCGTAAAGCCAAGGAAAGAGCTGATGAATCCAAGCCTTACCTTGAGACAATGCTCACAACACTGACAGATATAGCCAACGGAAACACAGATTTCCAGTCTATCTACACCAAACCGGGTGAGAATGCAGACAAATGGCTGTACGTTGTAATTGCCGGAGACAGAGGTCTTGCAGGCGGTTATAACTCCAACCTGTTTAAGTTTGTAGAGGCAGAGATCAAGGACAAGACTGATATAACAGTTCTTCCTATAGGTAAAAAATCTGTTGAGTTCTTTAAACACAGAAATGTGCCTATTCTCACAGAGGAATATGCTGAGGTTGCCAAGACTACAATCTCAGATTGTTTCCAGATAGCCAAGCTTATCTGTGGATCATATGGTGGTGGCGGATTTGGACACGTGTTCCTGTGCTACACAAACTTCGTGTCCATGTTGTCACAGGTTCCTACAGCTACTTCACTCCTTCCTCTTTCAGACCTTTCGTCTGAGGTAAAAGAGAATGATGGTAAGCCCAAGGATCTGATCCTATATGAACCAAACAGTGAGACAGTGTTCGATGCTATTGTTCCGGAATATCTGGCGGGTATTCTTTATACCAGTATCAACATCTCTTATGCGAGTGAGCTTGCTGCCCGCAGAACTGCGATGGAAGCTGCAACAGATAACGCAGAAGAGATGATTGAGACCTTGAGTCTGTACTATAACAGAGCTCGTCAGGCTAGCATTACGCAGGAGATCACGGAAATTGTGGCCGGAGCGGAAAGCTAA
- the atpD gene encoding F0F1 ATP synthase subunit beta has product MSENRVGKVIQVTGPVLDIRYKEGELPDLHNAIEIMIDDRKLIAEVAQQVGDDVVRCVAMSSTDGLVRGADAVDTGSPITVPVGDECLGRIFNLLGDPVDNGPDPGAKERWPIHRPAPAYEDQVPATEIFETGIKVVDLICPYAKGGKIGLFGGAGVGKTVLIMELINNVAKAHGGISVFTGVGERTREGNDLYGEMKESGVLDKTALVYGQMNEPPGARMRVGLSGLTMAEYFRDVKNQDVLLFIDNIFRFTQAGSEVSALLGRMPSAVGYQPTLATEMGALQERITSTKKGSITSVQAVYVPADDLTDPAPATTFTHLDATTVLSRDIASKGIYPAVDPLDSTSRILSPDIVGKEHYEVAKGVQQVLQRYRELQDIIAIMGMDELSEEDKLTVYRARKVQNFLSQSFSVAEQFTGLPGKYVPLKETIRGFKMILDGECDDLPESAFLLVGTIDEVFEKAKKQ; this is encoded by the coding sequence ATGAGTGAAAATCGTGTTGGAAAGGTAATACAGGTTACAGGCCCTGTACTTGACATCCGCTACAAAGAGGGTGAACTTCCTGATCTTCACAATGCCATAGAAATCATGATCGATGACCGTAAGCTGATTGCAGAGGTTGCTCAGCAGGTTGGAGACGACGTAGTCAGATGCGTTGCCATGAGTTCAACAGATGGTCTTGTAAGAGGAGCTGATGCTGTAGATACAGGCAGTCCAATCACCGTACCCGTTGGTGACGAGTGCTTGGGCAGAATATTTAACCTTTTGGGAGATCCTGTAGATAATGGTCCGGATCCGGGTGCCAAGGAAAGATGGCCAATCCATCGTCCTGCACCTGCATACGAAGATCAGGTTCCTGCTACAGAAATCTTCGAGACAGGTATCAAAGTTGTTGACCTTATCTGTCCTTATGCTAAGGGCGGTAAGATTGGTCTGTTCGGCGGTGCCGGAGTTGGTAAGACCGTACTTATCATGGAGCTGATCAACAACGTTGCTAAGGCACATGGTGGTATTTCAGTATTCACCGGTGTTGGAGAGCGTACTCGTGAAGGTAACGACCTTTACGGAGAAATGAAGGAAAGTGGAGTTCTTGACAAGACCGCTTTGGTTTACGGACAGATGAATGAGCCACCGGGAGCCAGAATGAGAGTTGGTCTTTCAGGACTTACAATGGCTGAGTACTTCCGTGATGTTAAGAATCAGGACGTGCTGCTGTTCATTGATAATATCTTCCGTTTCACACAGGCTGGTTCAGAGGTTTCAGCCCTCCTTGGACGTATGCCTTCAGCCGTAGGTTATCAGCCTACACTGGCTACAGAAATGGGTGCTCTTCAGGAGCGTATCACTTCTACCAAGAAGGGATCTATCACATCAGTTCAGGCCGTTTATGTTCCTGCCGATGACCTTACAGACCCTGCTCCTGCTACAACATTCACACACCTTGATGCTACAACCGTTCTTTCAAGAGATATCGCATCTAAGGGTATTTACCCTGCTGTTGATCCTCTTGATTCAACAAGCCGTATTCTTTCTCCTGATATCGTAGGAAAAGAGCATTACGAAGTAGCCAAGGGCGTTCAGCAGGTGCTTCAGAGATACCGTGAACTTCAGGATATCATCGCTATCATGGGTATGGATGAACTTTCAGAAGAGGATAAGCTTACTGTTTACAGAGCACGTAAAGTACAGAACTTCCTGTCACAGAGCTTCTCAGTTGCTGAGCAGTTCACAGGTCTTCCTGGAAAGTATGTTCCTCTTAAAGAGACAATCCGTGGCTTCAAGATGATTCTTGACGGCGAATGTGATGACCTTCCGGAGTCTGCATTCCTTCTTGTTGGAACAATTGACGAAGTATTTGAGAAGGCTAAGAAGCAGTGA
- the atpC gene encoding ATP synthase F1 subunit epsilon, with protein sequence MATTYHLQVVSLDGLEYEGEVQKILLRTIDGDVEILARHTNYCTAIGMGTAKVTMEDGKERKAACIGGMLSVMNGEVRVLPTTWEWSENIDVARAKAAKERAEERLKDKQLDNEARIRAEAKLYRALVRLGSSGHGQDHLD encoded by the coding sequence ATGGCCACAACTTATCATTTACAGGTTGTATCCTTAGATGGTCTTGAATATGAGGGTGAAGTCCAAAAAATACTGCTTCGTACAATTGATGGTGATGTCGAGATACTTGCCCGTCACACCAACTACTGTACAGCCATTGGAATGGGAACTGCCAAGGTGACCATGGAAGATGGCAAGGAGAGAAAAGCCGCTTGTATAGGTGGAATGCTCTCAGTAATGAATGGAGAGGTCAGAGTGCTTCCGACAACATGGGAATGGAGTGAGAATATCGACGTTGCCCGTGCTAAGGCAGCCAAAGAGAGAGCTGAAGAAAGACTCAAAGACAAACAGCTCGATAACGAAGCCAGAATTCGTGCTGAAGCTAAGCTTTACAGAGCGCTTGTAAGACTTGGATCCTCCGGACATGGTCAGGATCATTTAGACTAA
- a CDS encoding HD domain-containing phosphohydrolase — translation MERELKIKKDSNKWRVVLVVSGVISNVLLFLISNHFKLPFFLDTIGTIVSAVVGGLFPGILTAVLSNTICAFIDDNSLYFMFVNVLVAIYASGTVNYSNFKKIKKAIIFALTAGAFSGFMGAVTQRVLFGVTENPVVGDLIIPLERTFGFTPIGSFYVACILINLLDKAITTFVAYLVVFFTPPDEAEEVLNSGWKQKPLSVEELKRIRNWDKDIKMSSSTRMALTLVGASLILVFIMGWIGISLYFESEKEERVENAWNATEFAVNVIVPSQMYDFISNGRDDANYTNFEYLLSTIRDNAYGVNHIYVIRAEDSGVRYIFDMAYEDKETPYEPGELIKYKDMKNLPPKEELFKGEYVYKETRGFGTWTMSVFNPVLNSEGDVICHVGADVSLAYMAVYMRTFIFKVVVILAGFFVLIVAYALWTTDVYSTYPISSMAEMLDRFSKGSDSQQQLDENVREIRALNIHTGDETEKLYRSICNLTLSQAEQMRSIRRLSESTAKMQDGLIMTMADMVENRDYDMGAHVQRTTAIVRIVLDSLKKKGYYAEKLTPKFMSDVIRSAPLYDVGKIKVPNEILFKPGKLTDEEFEIVKTHAIEGKKILDNAISTSNGDNYLKEARNMAAYHHERWDGSGYPEGLHGEVIPLSARIMAIADVFDDITSDRVYRKAYSFDKAIEIMESFSGTVFDPKCLEAFMDALPEIKVIMMKYGNNGI, via the coding sequence TTGGAAAGAGAATTAAAAATTAAAAAAGATAGCAATAAATGGAGAGTGGTTCTGGTAGTAAGCGGAGTCATATCTAATGTGCTGCTTTTTTTAATTTCTAATCATTTTAAGCTTCCCTTTTTTCTGGATACAATTGGAACCATAGTTTCAGCTGTTGTCGGAGGATTGTTTCCCGGAATCCTTACAGCAGTTTTATCTAATACAATTTGCGCATTTATTGATGACAATTCGCTCTATTTCATGTTCGTGAATGTCCTTGTGGCTATTTATGCATCAGGGACAGTTAATTATTCCAATTTTAAAAAAATTAAAAAGGCTATAATATTTGCTCTTACAGCGGGAGCATTCTCAGGCTTTATGGGTGCTGTGACGCAAAGAGTGCTCTTTGGAGTGACTGAAAATCCGGTTGTAGGAGATCTTATTATTCCACTTGAAAGGACATTTGGGTTTACGCCGATTGGTTCCTTTTATGTGGCTTGCATACTGATAAACCTTCTTGATAAAGCTATTACAACCTTTGTGGCTTATCTTGTTGTCTTTTTTACCCCCCCGGATGAAGCGGAAGAGGTATTAAATTCCGGCTGGAAGCAAAAGCCATTATCAGTCGAAGAATTAAAGCGTATCAGGAACTGGGACAAAGACATAAAGATGTCATCCAGTACCAGAATGGCGCTGACTCTTGTTGGGGCTTCCCTTATCCTTGTTTTTATTATGGGATGGATAGGAATAAGCCTGTATTTTGAGAGTGAGAAGGAAGAACGAGTAGAAAATGCCTGGAATGCAACTGAATTTGCCGTTAACGTTATAGTTCCCTCTCAGATGTATGATTTCATAAGCAATGGAAGAGATGACGCCAATTATACTAATTTTGAATATCTTTTATCTACTATAAGAGACAATGCCTATGGTGTTAACCATATATATGTAATAAGAGCAGAGGATTCGGGTGTCAGATATATTTTTGATATGGCTTATGAGGATAAAGAGACACCTTATGAACCGGGAGAACTGATCAAATATAAAGACATGAAGAATCTTCCCCCAAAAGAAGAATTGTTTAAAGGGGAATATGTCTATAAAGAAACCAGGGGATTTGGTACATGGACAATGTCAGTTTTTAACCCTGTATTAAATTCGGAAGGAGATGTCATCTGTCATGTGGGTGCAGATGTTTCTCTTGCATACATGGCAGTGTATATGAGGACCTTCATTTTTAAGGTTGTTGTTATTCTTGCAGGTTTCTTTGTATTGATCGTCGCCTATGCGCTGTGGACAACTGACGTATATAGCACTTACCCAATCAGTAGTATGGCAGAGATGCTCGACAGATTCAGTAAGGGGAGCGATTCTCAGCAGCAGCTTGACGAAAATGTCAGAGAAATAAGAGCACTGAATATTCATACAGGTGATGAAACAGAAAAGCTCTATCGCAGTATCTGTAACCTGACCTTATCTCAGGCGGAGCAGATGAGAAGTATCAGAAGATTGTCTGAATCTACAGCCAAGATGCAGGATGGTCTTATCATGACCATGGCAGACATGGTAGAAAACAGAGACTACGATATGGGTGCTCACGTTCAGAGAACTACAGCAATTGTGAGAATTGTACTGGATAGTCTTAAGAAAAAAGGTTATTACGCAGAGAAACTGACACCTAAATTCATGTCGGATGTTATAAGGTCAGCACCTCTATACGATGTGGGTAAGATCAAGGTGCCTAATGAAATTCTCTTCAAACCTGGCAAGCTGACTGATGAAGAGTTTGAAATTGTCAAAACGCATGCTATTGAGGGTAAGAAGATACTTGATAACGCGATAAGCACATCAAACGGTGATAACTACCTGAAAGAAGCAAGAAATATGGCTGCTTACCACCATGAGAGGTGGGATGGAAGCGGTTATCCTGAGGGGCTTCATGGAGAAGTTATACCTCTTTCAGCCAGAATCATGGCTATTGCAGATGTCTTTGATGATATTACTTCAGACAGAGTATACAGAAAGGCATATTCTTTTGACAAGGCTATAGAGATCATGGAGAGCTTTTCAGGAACAGTTTTTGATCCAAAGTGCCTGGAAGCGTTTATGGATGCACTACCTGAAATCAAGGTAATCATGATGAAGTATGGAAACAATGGCATATAA